In Vigna radiata var. radiata cultivar VC1973A chromosome 3, Vradiata_ver6, whole genome shotgun sequence, the following proteins share a genomic window:
- the LOC106757794 gene encoding uncharacterized protein LOC106757794 isoform X1, which produces MSTCRVAWTEHHTPILLLVVPRAEGSKQVHRRRKIQSLPSDSGSCSDGVADEDSGSFQLGFGSSKQPFGTPMKKLLAEELSRETEPKRRAPGVIGRLMGLDGLPLQLPANKHHKHVSENNVKGTTPAAKTRSSGKLYGSRTSGRSSKNQQEFKDVFEVSEISNIEGCRYSSQGSVKLKVTDDEMSFVEQKFMDAKLRATYQDLPSSQDSHDTLEILDSNNDLLQKYFKRPDSLFKRHLDDLQGSPSESHFDHIKGTKSSDIENYEHGDLSPKPGREIKGLNYNRSHQKHRDGYSSHVIRRQDTHSSPKSSKLQFRGRSEPDAVPTRIVILKPNLGKVQKATKIGSSPCSSHTSLLDYGRYPKFSDSRFRDTELNQRINLPDNAWHSRQNSLESREIAKEITSQMKNNLSNGSMLLSTSTFRGNTWHNGSCSFSGNESLEESEVTPATFGNPFYVSNTISPSSCFSESFVSKEAKKRLSERWKMSLKSQQGHSVSRSGTLAEMLATPDKEMKTANFDSSPSGGLRDKVSSNGKPAGWVEPLGISSRDGWKDGCIGSLPRSKSLPASSTTSLGSPRTILCHEALHDDRFMVPKVASKRERKKVVKCLEQRQCMNTRNLKSKKSRCSHPSNLEGNESSPDLNTIQNKVRLNLEEDLPKQEMLAAESLAEMDGETIAVTEAIVNVADENAVVSSESYIKDLSVGSSAKNSVPLQTPVSGLESSCCKDADQPSPVSVLEPSFTDDLSSCSECFESLSVDIQGLRMQLQLLKLESEEFEGSVLIQSDEDGGEAYTGISEDNGLLDGDSWESSYMIDVLSESGIDRALPDAFLEVWHSLECPVSLSVFDELEKKYSDWSTCPRSERRLLFDRINWGIIDIYDQFVRAQSWVIPSRATNICSSSKLIKSGLQDCLYKMLWSQGKVKDTTLGKVLVSELQWLNLRDDIDGIGSKVESLLLDDLVAEIAVT; this is translated from the exons ATGAGCACGTGTCGTGTAGCATGGACGGAGCATCACACTCCTATTCTACTCTTAGTAGTTCCCCGCGCAGAGG GAAGCAAGCAGGTTCATAGACGTAGAAAAATTCAGAGTCTTCCCTCTGATTCTGGTTCTTGCAGTGATGGGGTTGCGGATGAAGATTCA GGATCATTTCAATTGGGGTTCGGGTCCTCGAAGCAACCGTTTGGAACTCCCATGAAGAAGCTATTAGCTGAAGAACTGTCCCGAGAAACTGAACCCAAAAGAAGAGCTCCCGGTGTCATAGGCAGATTAATGGGTCTTGATGGACTTCCGTTGCAATTGCCTGCCAATAAGCATCACAAGCATGTGTCAGAAAATAATGTGAAAGGGACAACACCGGCAGCGAAAACTCGAAGCAGTGGTAAACTATACGGCAGTCGAACATCTGGAAGAAGTTCAAAGAATCAACAAGAGTTTAAGGATGTGTTTGAGGTCTCAGAGATCTCAAACATAGAGGGTTGTAGGTATTCGTCCCAGGGGTCTGTAAAGTTGAAGGTCACTGATGATGAAATGTCATTTGTTGAACAGAAATTCATGGATGCCAAACTCCGTGCAACTTATCAGGATTTACCGTCTTCCCAGGATTCCCATGATACACTCGAGATTCTAGACTCTAACAATGATCTTTTGCAAAAATACTTTAAGCGGCCAGATTCTTTGTTTAAAAGGCATCTAGATGATCTGCAAGGTTCCCCTTCCGAATCACATTTTGATCACATCAAAGGTACCAAATCATCAGATATAGAAAACTATGAACATGGTGACTTAAGCCCGAAGCCGGGTAGGGAGATAAAAGGGTTGAATTACAATAGATCTCATCAGAAGCATCGTGATGGTTATTCTTCCCATGTAATCAGAAGACAGGATACTCATAGTTCGCCAAAATCATCAAAGCTTCAGTTTCGGGGAAGAAGTGAGCCTGATGCAGTCCCAACAAGGATTGTTATCCTAAAACCTAATCTTGGAAAAGTGCAGAAAGCTACCAAAATTGGTTCATCACCTTGTTCTTCACATACTTCTCTGTTGGACTATGGAAGGTATCCTAAATTTTCAGATAGCAGATTTAGGGACACTGAACTGAATCAAAGAATAAATTTGCCTGATAATGCCTGGCATTCAAGGCAAAATTCTTTGGAATCAAGAGAAATTGCAAAGGAAATCACAAgccaaatgaaaaataatttgagtaaTGGCTCCATGTTATTATCAACTTCTACATTTAGAGGAAACACGTGGCACAATGGCTCATGTAGTTTTTCTGGGAATGAATCTCTTGAGGAATCAGAGGTGACACCTGCAACTTTTGGAAACCCATTTTACGTAAGTAATACTATCAGCCCATCATCATGTTTTAGTGAATCATTTGTGAGTAAAGAGGCAAAGAAGAGATTGTCAGAGAGGTGGAAAATGTCACTCAAGTCTCAGCAGGGTCATTCTGTATCCAGGAGTGGCACACTAGCTGAAATGCTTGCGACCCCTGATAAGGAAATGAAAACAGCTAATTTTGACAGCAGCCCTAGTGGGGGTTTACGTGATAAAGTTTCTAGCAATGGTAAACCTGCTGGGTGGGTTGAACCATTGGGTATTAGCAGTAGGGATGGATGGAAGGATGGATGTATTGGAAGTTTACCGAGGTCTAAGTCTCTTCCTGCTTCATCTACTACTTCCTTAGGAAGTCCTAGAACAATTTTGTGCCATGAAGCTCTTCACGATGATCGATTTATGGTGCCAAAGGTAGCCTCTAAACGGGAAAGGAAGAAAGTGGTGAAATGTCTTGAACAGAGACAGTGTATGAATACGAGAAACCTAAAAAGCAAGAAGTCTCGGTGTTCTCATCCATCAAATCTAGAAGGCAATGAGTCATCCCCAGACttgaatacaattcaaaataaagtgAGGCTTAATCTTGAAGAGGATTTGCCGAAGCAAGAAATGTTGGCCGCTGAATCATTGGCTGAGATGGATGGAGAAACTATTGCAGTTACTGAAGCTATTGTGAATGTGGCAGATGAAAATGCAGTTGTTTCATCTGAATCTTATATTAAG GATTTATCAGTTGGGTCTTCCGCTAAAAATTCTGTCCCCTTGCAAACACCTGTATCTGGACTTGAATCTTCATGCTGTAAAGATGCGGATCAACCCAGTCCAGTCTCAGTGCTAGAACCTTCTTTTACTGATGATCTGTCATCATGTTCCGAGTGTTTTGAAAGTCTCAGTGTTGACATACAAG GGCTTCGAATGCAACTTCAGTTGCTGAAGCTAGAATCTGAAGAATTTGAAGGATCCGTGCTAATTCAaagtgatgaagatggtggGGAAGCATACACAGGAATTTCAGAAGACAATGGATTACTTGATGGAGATAGCTGGGAGTCTTCCTACATGATTGATGTCTTGTCTGAATCTGGAATTGATAGAGCTTTACCTGATGCATTTTTGGAAGTTTGGCATTCTCTTGAATGCCCTGTTAGTCTTTCAGTGTTTGATGAGCTTGAAAAGAAGTATTCTGATTGGAGTACTTGCCCACGGTCCGAAAGGAGATTGCTTTTTGATCGTATAAATTGGGGAATTATCGACATATACGATCAATTTGTTAGGGCACAATCATGGGTAATCCCTTCGAGAGCCACAAATATTTGTTCTAGTTCGAAATTGATTAAAAGTGGACTCCAAGACTGTTTGTACAAGATGCTGTGGAGTCAGGGAAAAGTAAAGGATACGACACTGGGGAAGGTGTTGGTTAGTGAATTGCAGTGGTTGAACTTAAGAGATGACATTGATGGAATAGGTAGCAAAGTTGAGAGCTTGCTACTTGATGATCTAGTGGCAGAGATAGCTGTTACATAG
- the LOC106757794 gene encoding uncharacterized protein LOC106757794 isoform X2 encodes MQRPKGSKQVHRRRKIQSLPSDSGSCSDGVADEDSGSFQLGFGSSKQPFGTPMKKLLAEELSRETEPKRRAPGVIGRLMGLDGLPLQLPANKHHKHVSENNVKGTTPAAKTRSSGKLYGSRTSGRSSKNQQEFKDVFEVSEISNIEGCRYSSQGSVKLKVTDDEMSFVEQKFMDAKLRATYQDLPSSQDSHDTLEILDSNNDLLQKYFKRPDSLFKRHLDDLQGSPSESHFDHIKGTKSSDIENYEHGDLSPKPGREIKGLNYNRSHQKHRDGYSSHVIRRQDTHSSPKSSKLQFRGRSEPDAVPTRIVILKPNLGKVQKATKIGSSPCSSHTSLLDYGRYPKFSDSRFRDTELNQRINLPDNAWHSRQNSLESREIAKEITSQMKNNLSNGSMLLSTSTFRGNTWHNGSCSFSGNESLEESEVTPATFGNPFYVSNTISPSSCFSESFVSKEAKKRLSERWKMSLKSQQGHSVSRSGTLAEMLATPDKEMKTANFDSSPSGGLRDKVSSNGKPAGWVEPLGISSRDGWKDGCIGSLPRSKSLPASSTTSLGSPRTILCHEALHDDRFMVPKVASKRERKKVVKCLEQRQCMNTRNLKSKKSRCSHPSNLEGNESSPDLNTIQNKVRLNLEEDLPKQEMLAAESLAEMDGETIAVTEAIVNVADENAVVSSESYIKDLSVGSSAKNSVPLQTPVSGLESSCCKDADQPSPVSVLEPSFTDDLSSCSECFESLSVDIQGLRMQLQLLKLESEEFEGSVLIQSDEDGGEAYTGISEDNGLLDGDSWESSYMIDVLSESGIDRALPDAFLEVWHSLECPVSLSVFDELEKKYSDWSTCPRSERRLLFDRINWGIIDIYDQFVRAQSWVIPSRATNICSSSKLIKSGLQDCLYKMLWSQGKVKDTTLGKVLVSELQWLNLRDDIDGIGSKVESLLLDDLVAEIAVT; translated from the exons ATGCAGAGACCTAAAG GAAGCAAGCAGGTTCATAGACGTAGAAAAATTCAGAGTCTTCCCTCTGATTCTGGTTCTTGCAGTGATGGGGTTGCGGATGAAGATTCA GGATCATTTCAATTGGGGTTCGGGTCCTCGAAGCAACCGTTTGGAACTCCCATGAAGAAGCTATTAGCTGAAGAACTGTCCCGAGAAACTGAACCCAAAAGAAGAGCTCCCGGTGTCATAGGCAGATTAATGGGTCTTGATGGACTTCCGTTGCAATTGCCTGCCAATAAGCATCACAAGCATGTGTCAGAAAATAATGTGAAAGGGACAACACCGGCAGCGAAAACTCGAAGCAGTGGTAAACTATACGGCAGTCGAACATCTGGAAGAAGTTCAAAGAATCAACAAGAGTTTAAGGATGTGTTTGAGGTCTCAGAGATCTCAAACATAGAGGGTTGTAGGTATTCGTCCCAGGGGTCTGTAAAGTTGAAGGTCACTGATGATGAAATGTCATTTGTTGAACAGAAATTCATGGATGCCAAACTCCGTGCAACTTATCAGGATTTACCGTCTTCCCAGGATTCCCATGATACACTCGAGATTCTAGACTCTAACAATGATCTTTTGCAAAAATACTTTAAGCGGCCAGATTCTTTGTTTAAAAGGCATCTAGATGATCTGCAAGGTTCCCCTTCCGAATCACATTTTGATCACATCAAAGGTACCAAATCATCAGATATAGAAAACTATGAACATGGTGACTTAAGCCCGAAGCCGGGTAGGGAGATAAAAGGGTTGAATTACAATAGATCTCATCAGAAGCATCGTGATGGTTATTCTTCCCATGTAATCAGAAGACAGGATACTCATAGTTCGCCAAAATCATCAAAGCTTCAGTTTCGGGGAAGAAGTGAGCCTGATGCAGTCCCAACAAGGATTGTTATCCTAAAACCTAATCTTGGAAAAGTGCAGAAAGCTACCAAAATTGGTTCATCACCTTGTTCTTCACATACTTCTCTGTTGGACTATGGAAGGTATCCTAAATTTTCAGATAGCAGATTTAGGGACACTGAACTGAATCAAAGAATAAATTTGCCTGATAATGCCTGGCATTCAAGGCAAAATTCTTTGGAATCAAGAGAAATTGCAAAGGAAATCACAAgccaaatgaaaaataatttgagtaaTGGCTCCATGTTATTATCAACTTCTACATTTAGAGGAAACACGTGGCACAATGGCTCATGTAGTTTTTCTGGGAATGAATCTCTTGAGGAATCAGAGGTGACACCTGCAACTTTTGGAAACCCATTTTACGTAAGTAATACTATCAGCCCATCATCATGTTTTAGTGAATCATTTGTGAGTAAAGAGGCAAAGAAGAGATTGTCAGAGAGGTGGAAAATGTCACTCAAGTCTCAGCAGGGTCATTCTGTATCCAGGAGTGGCACACTAGCTGAAATGCTTGCGACCCCTGATAAGGAAATGAAAACAGCTAATTTTGACAGCAGCCCTAGTGGGGGTTTACGTGATAAAGTTTCTAGCAATGGTAAACCTGCTGGGTGGGTTGAACCATTGGGTATTAGCAGTAGGGATGGATGGAAGGATGGATGTATTGGAAGTTTACCGAGGTCTAAGTCTCTTCCTGCTTCATCTACTACTTCCTTAGGAAGTCCTAGAACAATTTTGTGCCATGAAGCTCTTCACGATGATCGATTTATGGTGCCAAAGGTAGCCTCTAAACGGGAAAGGAAGAAAGTGGTGAAATGTCTTGAACAGAGACAGTGTATGAATACGAGAAACCTAAAAAGCAAGAAGTCTCGGTGTTCTCATCCATCAAATCTAGAAGGCAATGAGTCATCCCCAGACttgaatacaattcaaaataaagtgAGGCTTAATCTTGAAGAGGATTTGCCGAAGCAAGAAATGTTGGCCGCTGAATCATTGGCTGAGATGGATGGAGAAACTATTGCAGTTACTGAAGCTATTGTGAATGTGGCAGATGAAAATGCAGTTGTTTCATCTGAATCTTATATTAAG GATTTATCAGTTGGGTCTTCCGCTAAAAATTCTGTCCCCTTGCAAACACCTGTATCTGGACTTGAATCTTCATGCTGTAAAGATGCGGATCAACCCAGTCCAGTCTCAGTGCTAGAACCTTCTTTTACTGATGATCTGTCATCATGTTCCGAGTGTTTTGAAAGTCTCAGTGTTGACATACAAG GGCTTCGAATGCAACTTCAGTTGCTGAAGCTAGAATCTGAAGAATTTGAAGGATCCGTGCTAATTCAaagtgatgaagatggtggGGAAGCATACACAGGAATTTCAGAAGACAATGGATTACTTGATGGAGATAGCTGGGAGTCTTCCTACATGATTGATGTCTTGTCTGAATCTGGAATTGATAGAGCTTTACCTGATGCATTTTTGGAAGTTTGGCATTCTCTTGAATGCCCTGTTAGTCTTTCAGTGTTTGATGAGCTTGAAAAGAAGTATTCTGATTGGAGTACTTGCCCACGGTCCGAAAGGAGATTGCTTTTTGATCGTATAAATTGGGGAATTATCGACATATACGATCAATTTGTTAGGGCACAATCATGGGTAATCCCTTCGAGAGCCACAAATATTTGTTCTAGTTCGAAATTGATTAAAAGTGGACTCCAAGACTGTTTGTACAAGATGCTGTGGAGTCAGGGAAAAGTAAAGGATACGACACTGGGGAAGGTGTTGGTTAGTGAATTGCAGTGGTTGAACTTAAGAGATGACATTGATGGAATAGGTAGCAAAGTTGAGAGCTTGCTACTTGATGATCTAGTGGCAGAGATAGCTGTTACATAG
- the LOC106757794 gene encoding uncharacterized protein LOC106757794 isoform X3 — MKKLLAEELSRETEPKRRAPGVIGRLMGLDGLPLQLPANKHHKHVSENNVKGTTPAAKTRSSGKLYGSRTSGRSSKNQQEFKDVFEVSEISNIEGCRYSSQGSVKLKVTDDEMSFVEQKFMDAKLRATYQDLPSSQDSHDTLEILDSNNDLLQKYFKRPDSLFKRHLDDLQGSPSESHFDHIKGTKSSDIENYEHGDLSPKPGREIKGLNYNRSHQKHRDGYSSHVIRRQDTHSSPKSSKLQFRGRSEPDAVPTRIVILKPNLGKVQKATKIGSSPCSSHTSLLDYGRYPKFSDSRFRDTELNQRINLPDNAWHSRQNSLESREIAKEITSQMKNNLSNGSMLLSTSTFRGNTWHNGSCSFSGNESLEESEVTPATFGNPFYVSNTISPSSCFSESFVSKEAKKRLSERWKMSLKSQQGHSVSRSGTLAEMLATPDKEMKTANFDSSPSGGLRDKVSSNGKPAGWVEPLGISSRDGWKDGCIGSLPRSKSLPASSTTSLGSPRTILCHEALHDDRFMVPKVASKRERKKVVKCLEQRQCMNTRNLKSKKSRCSHPSNLEGNESSPDLNTIQNKVRLNLEEDLPKQEMLAAESLAEMDGETIAVTEAIVNVADENAVVSSESYIKDLSVGSSAKNSVPLQTPVSGLESSCCKDADQPSPVSVLEPSFTDDLSSCSECFESLSVDIQGLRMQLQLLKLESEEFEGSVLIQSDEDGGEAYTGISEDNGLLDGDSWESSYMIDVLSESGIDRALPDAFLEVWHSLECPVSLSVFDELEKKYSDWSTCPRSERRLLFDRINWGIIDIYDQFVRAQSWVIPSRATNICSSSKLIKSGLQDCLYKMLWSQGKVKDTTLGKVLVSELQWLNLRDDIDGIGSKVESLLLDDLVAEIAVT, encoded by the exons ATGAAGAAGCTATTAGCTGAAGAACTGTCCCGAGAAACTGAACCCAAAAGAAGAGCTCCCGGTGTCATAGGCAGATTAATGGGTCTTGATGGACTTCCGTTGCAATTGCCTGCCAATAAGCATCACAAGCATGTGTCAGAAAATAATGTGAAAGGGACAACACCGGCAGCGAAAACTCGAAGCAGTGGTAAACTATACGGCAGTCGAACATCTGGAAGAAGTTCAAAGAATCAACAAGAGTTTAAGGATGTGTTTGAGGTCTCAGAGATCTCAAACATAGAGGGTTGTAGGTATTCGTCCCAGGGGTCTGTAAAGTTGAAGGTCACTGATGATGAAATGTCATTTGTTGAACAGAAATTCATGGATGCCAAACTCCGTGCAACTTATCAGGATTTACCGTCTTCCCAGGATTCCCATGATACACTCGAGATTCTAGACTCTAACAATGATCTTTTGCAAAAATACTTTAAGCGGCCAGATTCTTTGTTTAAAAGGCATCTAGATGATCTGCAAGGTTCCCCTTCCGAATCACATTTTGATCACATCAAAGGTACCAAATCATCAGATATAGAAAACTATGAACATGGTGACTTAAGCCCGAAGCCGGGTAGGGAGATAAAAGGGTTGAATTACAATAGATCTCATCAGAAGCATCGTGATGGTTATTCTTCCCATGTAATCAGAAGACAGGATACTCATAGTTCGCCAAAATCATCAAAGCTTCAGTTTCGGGGAAGAAGTGAGCCTGATGCAGTCCCAACAAGGATTGTTATCCTAAAACCTAATCTTGGAAAAGTGCAGAAAGCTACCAAAATTGGTTCATCACCTTGTTCTTCACATACTTCTCTGTTGGACTATGGAAGGTATCCTAAATTTTCAGATAGCAGATTTAGGGACACTGAACTGAATCAAAGAATAAATTTGCCTGATAATGCCTGGCATTCAAGGCAAAATTCTTTGGAATCAAGAGAAATTGCAAAGGAAATCACAAgccaaatgaaaaataatttgagtaaTGGCTCCATGTTATTATCAACTTCTACATTTAGAGGAAACACGTGGCACAATGGCTCATGTAGTTTTTCTGGGAATGAATCTCTTGAGGAATCAGAGGTGACACCTGCAACTTTTGGAAACCCATTTTACGTAAGTAATACTATCAGCCCATCATCATGTTTTAGTGAATCATTTGTGAGTAAAGAGGCAAAGAAGAGATTGTCAGAGAGGTGGAAAATGTCACTCAAGTCTCAGCAGGGTCATTCTGTATCCAGGAGTGGCACACTAGCTGAAATGCTTGCGACCCCTGATAAGGAAATGAAAACAGCTAATTTTGACAGCAGCCCTAGTGGGGGTTTACGTGATAAAGTTTCTAGCAATGGTAAACCTGCTGGGTGGGTTGAACCATTGGGTATTAGCAGTAGGGATGGATGGAAGGATGGATGTATTGGAAGTTTACCGAGGTCTAAGTCTCTTCCTGCTTCATCTACTACTTCCTTAGGAAGTCCTAGAACAATTTTGTGCCATGAAGCTCTTCACGATGATCGATTTATGGTGCCAAAGGTAGCCTCTAAACGGGAAAGGAAGAAAGTGGTGAAATGTCTTGAACAGAGACAGTGTATGAATACGAGAAACCTAAAAAGCAAGAAGTCTCGGTGTTCTCATCCATCAAATCTAGAAGGCAATGAGTCATCCCCAGACttgaatacaattcaaaataaagtgAGGCTTAATCTTGAAGAGGATTTGCCGAAGCAAGAAATGTTGGCCGCTGAATCATTGGCTGAGATGGATGGAGAAACTATTGCAGTTACTGAAGCTATTGTGAATGTGGCAGATGAAAATGCAGTTGTTTCATCTGAATCTTATATTAAG GATTTATCAGTTGGGTCTTCCGCTAAAAATTCTGTCCCCTTGCAAACACCTGTATCTGGACTTGAATCTTCATGCTGTAAAGATGCGGATCAACCCAGTCCAGTCTCAGTGCTAGAACCTTCTTTTACTGATGATCTGTCATCATGTTCCGAGTGTTTTGAAAGTCTCAGTGTTGACATACAAG GGCTTCGAATGCAACTTCAGTTGCTGAAGCTAGAATCTGAAGAATTTGAAGGATCCGTGCTAATTCAaagtgatgaagatggtggGGAAGCATACACAGGAATTTCAGAAGACAATGGATTACTTGATGGAGATAGCTGGGAGTCTTCCTACATGATTGATGTCTTGTCTGAATCTGGAATTGATAGAGCTTTACCTGATGCATTTTTGGAAGTTTGGCATTCTCTTGAATGCCCTGTTAGTCTTTCAGTGTTTGATGAGCTTGAAAAGAAGTATTCTGATTGGAGTACTTGCCCACGGTCCGAAAGGAGATTGCTTTTTGATCGTATAAATTGGGGAATTATCGACATATACGATCAATTTGTTAGGGCACAATCATGGGTAATCCCTTCGAGAGCCACAAATATTTGTTCTAGTTCGAAATTGATTAAAAGTGGACTCCAAGACTGTTTGTACAAGATGCTGTGGAGTCAGGGAAAAGTAAAGGATACGACACTGGGGAAGGTGTTGGTTAGTGAATTGCAGTGGTTGAACTTAAGAGATGACATTGATGGAATAGGTAGCAAAGTTGAGAGCTTGCTACTTGATGATCTAGTGGCAGAGATAGCTGTTACATAG
- the LOC106757194 gene encoding protein SODIUM POTASSIUM ROOT DEFECTIVE 2, with protein MKGIDIFCASQASTAICLSMDEPSSSISNTTQFGGRAIDRHNPIITDPRRTPSRDFIVPSSSPKPLHDHLPKPKKNSTSKPSVQKKKNPTKGLDQKKKSSMEKLTEHITNNYSSKPIDSILRRSWVRPPTDLITPPGSSRYLLGDMPSFHAGSSLYDPVLALTNVDKDKAQVLHHDETIHSSKPSSSSSLPKSAPSDQVVVLRVSLHCKGCEGKVRKHLSRMRGVTSFNIDFAAKKVTVVGDVTPLSVLASISKVKNAQFWPEPASVVGSGYAETKKTNFI; from the exons ATGAAAGGCATAGACATCTTCTGTGCATCACAGGCCTCAACAGCCATATGTCTTAGCATGGATGAACcctcttcttccatttccaacACAACTCAATTTGGTGGCAGAGCCATTGACCGCCACAACCCCATCATCACAGATCCAAGAAGAACACCCTCCAGAGACTTCATTGTCCCTAGTTCTTCTCCTAAACCTTTGCATGATCATCTCCCCAAGCCTAAGAAAAACTCCACTTCCAAGCCAAGTgtccagaaaaagaaaaatccaacaAAGGGTCTtgatcaaaagaagaaaagtagtATGGAAAAGTTGACCGAACACATCACAAACAATTACTCTTCAAAACCAATTGATAGTATTCTGAGGAGGAGTTGGGTTAGGCCGCCTACTGATTTGATCACCCCTCCTGGTTCTTCAAGATATTTGCTCGGTGACATGCCTTCCTTCCATGCTGGATCATCACTTTATGATCCTGTTTTGGCTTTAACTAACGTTGACAAGGACAAAGCTCAGGTCCTTCATCATGATGAAACCATCCATTCATCTAAACCCTCTTCTAGCTCCTCTCTTCCAAAATCTGCTCCCTCAGACcag GTAGTAGTTTTGAGGGTTTCTCTGCACTGCAAAGGTTGTGAAGGAAAGGTGAGGAAACATCTCTCCAGAATGCGAG GAGTAACATCCTTCAACATAGACTTTGCGGCAAAGAAGGTAACAGTGGTTGGTGATGTGACTCCTTTGAGCGTATTGGCAAGCATATCAAAGGTGAAGAATGCACAATTTTGGCCAGAACCTGCTTCAGTAGTTGGATCCGGTTATGCAGAAaccaagaaaacaaattttatctaA